The genomic segment ACCCCCGGCGGGAGCGCAAGGCGGGAGGCAGGAACGGTGGCGCGGGTGGCGCTCGGACACGCCGCTGCGTAGTCTACTGCCGGCGCAAGCCCGGGCTGGGGGTGTTGGCGGCGACGCGCGGGGACTTCCCAACCAGTGGGAGCATGGTATGATCGCGACCCGGATTCGTCTCCGTCTGCTCGTCACTATCACGCTCGGACTGCCCACGGCGCTGCCTGCACAGCAGGCGTGGCAGCCGCCGGACGCCAGACTGCTGGCCCGGGCGCGCGCGCTCCTGGCGCAGGTGCCGCTGGTGGACGGGCACAACGACCTGCCCTCCAAGCTGCTCGAGGAGGCGCGCGGGGATCCGGCGCGCTTCGACCTGGCGGCGCGGCAGCCTCGCTTCCACACGGATATTCCGCGACTCCGCGAGGGGCGGGTTGGCGCGCAGTTCTGGGCGGCCTACGTCACCGTGGATTCGATTCCCGCCGGCGCGGCGCTGCGCCACGGCCTGCGCGAGATCGACATGGTGCACCGGCTGACGCGGCGCTATCCGGACCTCGAGCTGGCGCGCACGGCGGCGGACATCGAGCGCATCCACCGCCAGGGGAGGATCGCGTCGCTCATCGGCGTCGAGGGCGGCCACGCCATCCAGAGCTCGCTTTCCGCGCTGCGCATGTTCCACGAACTGGGCGTGCGCTACATGACGCTGACCCACTGGCAGACCACCGATTGGGCGGACGCCGCGACCGACACGCCGGAGCACAACGGGCTGACCGAGTTCGGCGAGGAGGTGGTGCGGGAGATGAACCGGCTGGGCATGTTCGTGGACCTCTCGCACGTCAGTGCCGAGACCATGCAGGATGCGCTGCGTGTCAGCCAGGCGCCGGTCATCTTCTCGCATTCCTCGGCCCGCGCCATCATGGGCCACCCGCGCAACGTGCCGGACGACGTGCTGCGACTGCTGCCGCAGAACGGCGGTGTGGTGATGGTCAACTTCTGCTGGTGCTTCATTCCGCCGGAGGCGGGGGTCTGGTCCGCGCAGCGGGACTCGGCAGGGGAGGCGTTGCGCCGGGAGCTGGACGACGCCCGCGAGATCCA from the Gemmatimonadota bacterium genome contains:
- a CDS encoding membrane dipeptidase — translated: MIATRIRLRLLVTITLGLPTALPAQQAWQPPDARLLARARALLAQVPLVDGHNDLPSKLLEEARGDPARFDLAARQPRFHTDIPRLREGRVGAQFWAAYVTVDSIPAGAALRHGLREIDMVHRLTRRYPDLELARTAADIERIHRQGRIASLIGVEGGHAIQSSLSALRMFHELGVRYMTLTHWQTTDWADAATDTPEHNGLTEFGEEVVREMNRLGMFVDLSHVSAETMQDALRVSQAPVIFSHSSARAIMGHPRNVPDDVLRLLPQNGGVVMVNFCWCFIPPEAGVWSAQRDSAGEALRRELDDAREIQRRLAAWVEAHPRPRGTVATVADHIDHIRKVAGVDQLGMGSDFDGIDAAPVGLEDVSGFPNLFAELLRRGYTEEELKK